A single window of Vibrio gazogenes DNA harbors:
- the rfbF gene encoding glucose-1-phosphate cytidylyltransferase, whose translation MKAVILAGGLGTRLSEETVIKPKPMVEIGGKPILWHIMKIYSFYGVNEFIICCGYKGYVIKEYFANYFMHMSDITFDMAKNHMHVHHKRADPWKVTLVDTGEESMTGGRLKRVREYIKDESDFFFTYGDGVADVNIAKTLDFHRSHGKLATLTATYPPGRFGVLTIEQDSVRSFQEKPKGDGAMINGGFFVLSPKVIDLIDDDQTTWEQNPLNQLAADGELMAYRHDGFWQPMDTLRDKMKLEELWETRQAPWKLWE comes from the coding sequence ATGAAGGCTGTTATTTTAGCTGGTGGATTAGGTACTCGGCTAAGTGAAGAAACAGTGATCAAGCCGAAACCAATGGTTGAAATTGGTGGGAAGCCTATTCTTTGGCATATCATGAAAATATATTCTTTTTATGGTGTAAATGAGTTTATTATTTGCTGCGGTTATAAAGGGTATGTGATTAAAGAATATTTTGCGAATTACTTTATGCACATGTCGGATATTACTTTTGATATGGCAAAAAATCATATGCATGTCCATCATAAACGGGCTGATCCTTGGAAAGTTACATTAGTGGATACCGGTGAGGAATCAATGACCGGGGGACGGTTGAAACGTGTTCGAGAGTATATTAAGGATGAGTCTGACTTTTTCTTTACCTATGGTGATGGTGTTGCCGATGTCAATATTGCCAAGACATTGGATTTTCATCGTTCCCACGGCAAGCTTGCGACACTGACAGCCACTTATCCTCCCGGGCGTTTCGGTGTTCTTACGATAGAGCAAGATTCAGTGCGTTCATTTCAGGAAAAACCGAAAGGGGACGGGGCTATGATTAATGGTGGTTTCTTTGTCCTCTCCCCTAAAGTTATTGACTTGATTGATGACGATCAAACCACTTGGGAACAAAACCCATTGAATCAGCTGGCTGCGGATGGGGAATTAATGGCCTATCGACATGACGGTTTCTGGCAACCTATGGATACGCTGCGTGACAAAATGAAACTCGAGGAATTATGGGAGACACGCCAAGCTCCATGGAAACTGTGGGAGTAG
- a CDS encoding NAD-dependent epimerase/dehydratase family protein translates to MRIIILGVNGYLGIKLAQYLSKKNNSIVGLVRHPFSSEYCQVVNINHPEWKQSILNFNPDLIINTVTCYGRNGESINEILEANVTFPIKIIDSILEENKNFRIINCGSSLPKNINLYSLTKHHLNEIFIHYAYLHNMDYINLNLEGFYGVQCHNSFINHIFQLCMRGDEIKLTLGEQYRDYIYIEDLLTAIEAVIQHIHQFSGYDKIDIGTGNSIQIKKLVEKICNLTGYNKEPLYGALKYRDHELMKSCADISTLSSLGWEASYNIDSGLSELYLNEFKGFF, encoded by the coding sequence ATGAGAATTATAATCCTAGGGGTAAATGGCTACTTGGGGATAAAATTAGCCCAGTATTTATCAAAAAAAAACAATTCTATAGTTGGGTTGGTTAGACATCCATTTTCTAGTGAATATTGTCAAGTTGTCAATATAAATCATCCTGAATGGAAACAATCTATTTTAAATTTCAATCCAGATTTAATTATTAATACAGTAACATGCTATGGAAGAAATGGAGAGTCAATCAATGAAATTTTAGAGGCGAATGTTACGTTCCCTATAAAAATCATCGATAGCATACTTGAAGAAAATAAAAATTTCAGGATTATTAATTGTGGGAGTAGTTTACCCAAAAATATAAACTTGTATTCTCTAACAAAACATCATCTCAACGAAATTTTTATTCATTATGCATACCTACACAATATGGATTATATTAATCTTAACCTGGAAGGGTTTTATGGGGTTCAGTGTCATAATTCATTTATTAATCATATTTTTCAACTATGTATGCGTGGTGATGAAATTAAATTAACACTCGGGGAACAATATAGGGATTATATATATATAGAAGACTTATTGACCGCAATTGAAGCAGTGATACAACACATTCATCAATTTAGTGGATATGATAAAATAGACATAGGTACAGGTAATTCAATACAAATAAAGAAACTAGTAGAGAAAATATGTAATCTGACAGGTTATAATAAAGAACCTTTGTATGGTGCATTGAAATATAGAGATCATGAGCTAATGAAAAGCTGTGCTGATATCAGTACATTGTCTAGTCTAGGGTGGGAAGCATCATATAATATAGATAGTGGGTTATCTGAACTATACTTGAATGAATTTAAGGGATTTTTTTGA
- a CDS encoding class I SAM-dependent methyltransferase, translated as MNRIKRKVSDANLIRESIKSEDKNYLIDYYKSDIHKLEAIIRKDLSNWLEDLFLREYMCKCPIDSNEVNFIFQKKILGKYDVNYYKCSHCGIIKTETPYWLDEAYSDAIANSDIGLLDRNNYNAKMVLTILSILNRIHERVVDSAGGYGILTRLLRDRGIHCYSSDKYCENLFSSDFCGDHVENINVLLAFEVMEHLSNPIEFLSENIDKYNPDLLIFSTQTFVDNPPLNWWYYSFHTGQHVIFYQQKSLAMLANEFNLKYYMINDYYHLFSRDTISSAKLFLIKNKMARKIIHIFCERISKSRSLLQSDYNKIISK; from the coding sequence ATGAATAGAATTAAAAGAAAAGTAAGTGATGCAAATCTAATTCGAGAATCTATAAAGTCTGAAGATAAAAATTATCTGATTGATTATTATAAAAGTGATATTCATAAGCTTGAGGCAATCATTAGAAAGGATTTATCTAATTGGTTAGAGGATTTATTTTTAAGGGAATATATGTGTAAATGTCCAATCGATTCTAACGAGGTGAATTTTATTTTCCAAAAGAAAATTTTGGGGAAATACGATGTGAATTATTACAAATGTAGCCATTGTGGAATTATAAAAACAGAGACGCCTTATTGGCTTGATGAAGCATACAGTGATGCAATTGCTAACTCGGATATCGGTCTGTTAGACAGAAATAATTATAATGCTAAAATGGTTTTGACAATTTTAAGTATTTTAAATCGTATTCATGAGAGAGTCGTTGATAGTGCCGGGGGATATGGCATTTTAACAAGATTGCTGCGAGATCGAGGTATTCATTGTTACTCTTCAGATAAGTATTGTGAAAATCTGTTTTCGAGTGACTTTTGTGGTGATCACGTCGAGAATATAAATGTATTATTAGCTTTTGAGGTGATGGAACATTTATCAAACCCAATAGAATTTTTGAGTGAGAACATAGATAAATATAATCCGGATTTGTTGATATTTTCGACTCAGACTTTTGTTGATAACCCTCCTTTAAATTGGTGGTATTACTCATTTCATACAGGGCAGCATGTCATCTTTTATCAACAGAAATCACTTGCTATGCTCGCAAATGAGTTTAACTTAAAATACTATATGATTAATGATTATTATCATCTTTTTTCTAGAGATACAATAAGCTCGGCGAAACTATTTCTTATAAAAAATAAAATGGCTAGAAAAATTATTCATATCTTTTGTGAAAGAATATCTAAGTCAAGAAGTCTCTTACAAAGTGATTATAATAAAATAATATCTAAATAG
- a CDS encoding flippase: protein MKDKIILSVFNSGWLVLDKFVRLIIGVLVNIYLAREMGAEYYGEVSYAIAFVAFFDAINLLGLDQIVVRELSQFKDNKKFILNVTVSLRLISAFLSFLLSILFAFYLGKNILAIAIVSCGLIFSLGNVCDLFFQSEIKSKYTVIAKMIAYVFSALFKVFIIWYGGSVSFYLIAVPLEIITISFILIYLLYRKYKLVFVIHLPKFRYNSYYLEILRESFPLMISNLAVITFMRSGIMTVEYFLGNRAVGLYSVGANLAEMIFFVPSIIVISFSPILASLSKNNKERYFLLYQRLMFVFWWGSFFSILLYGSLLYYLIPFLYGADFYLSKYIFIVHLLSFLPVCIGCCQTIWVINEKKPKIILIQTIVGALLALVLNIYLVQSMGVIGAPIAILIAQIVQSFVVNYFFCKDLFVFTFRSLLWR, encoded by the coding sequence TTGAAAGATAAAATAATTTTATCTGTATTTAATTCAGGATGGCTTGTTCTGGATAAATTTGTTAGATTGATAATTGGTGTCCTTGTAAATATATATTTGGCAAGGGAAATGGGAGCAGAGTATTATGGTGAAGTTAGCTACGCTATTGCTTTTGTTGCTTTTTTTGATGCAATCAATCTTCTTGGGTTAGATCAAATTGTTGTTAGAGAGTTAAGTCAGTTCAAAGATAATAAAAAGTTTATATTGAATGTTACTGTATCTCTAAGACTTATTTCTGCATTTTTAAGTTTTTTACTGAGTATTCTTTTTGCATTTTATCTTGGAAAAAATATCTTAGCAATTGCTATAGTATCTTGTGGTTTAATATTTTCATTAGGTAATGTTTGTGATTTGTTTTTTCAAAGTGAGATTAAAAGCAAATATACAGTAATTGCTAAAATGATTGCTTATGTTTTTTCTGCATTATTTAAGGTTTTTATTATATGGTATGGTGGTTCAGTTTCTTTTTACTTAATTGCTGTCCCTCTAGAAATTATAACGATAAGCTTTATTTTGATATATCTACTCTATCGTAAATATAAATTAGTATTTGTAATACACTTACCTAAATTTCGATATAATAGTTATTATCTAGAAATATTAAGAGAATCTTTCCCTTTAATGATCTCTAACCTTGCAGTGATAACATTTATGCGTTCTGGGATTATGACCGTAGAATATTTTTTAGGAAATCGAGCTGTTGGATTATACTCTGTTGGGGCAAATCTTGCTGAAATGATATTTTTTGTTCCAAGTATTATAGTGATAAGCTTTTCCCCTATTCTAGCAAGTTTGTCTAAAAACAATAAAGAACGATATTTTTTATTATATCAACGGTTAATGTTTGTTTTTTGGTGGGGCAGCTTTTTTAGTATTTTGCTCTATGGAAGTTTATTGTACTATCTGATTCCTTTTTTATATGGTGCTGATTTTTATTTAAGTAAATATATATTTATCGTTCATCTATTATCTTTTTTACCTGTGTGTATAGGGTGTTGCCAAACGATTTGGGTTATCAATGAGAAAAAACCTAAGATAATATTAATTCAAACTATAGTAGGAGCTTTATTAGCTTTGGTTTTAAATATTTACCTTGTTCAGTCTATGGGGGTTATTGGTGCTCCAATTGCAATATTAATTGCCCAGATTGTTCAATCATTTGTTGTTAATTATTTTTTCTGTAAAGATTTATTTGTATTTACTTTCCGTTCACTTCTGTGGAGATGA
- the rfbG gene encoding CDP-glucose 4,6-dehydratase: MANPLFWKGKKVFITGHTGFKGSWLTSWLALMGAQVKGFSLEAPTTPSLFHVAKLDELCSEHQIGDIRNYQQLCQAIKTFRPDIVIHMAAQPLVRYSYENPIETYQSNVMGTVHLLDAVRQIDSVRAIVCVTSDKCYENREWVWGYREVDSMGGYDPYSNSKGCSELVISAYRNSYFNPDNYARHGVAIASARAGNVIGGGDWASDRLIPDVLKAFAQRQEVEIRSPNAIRPWQHVLEPLSGYLTLAEKLYEQGADYSGGWNFGPYSADVRPVQYIVDKLAQFWGNGASWRVTKGEHPHEAHYLKLDCSKAAQLLDWHPRWNLSKSLKDIVNWHHAWLGGENMQDYGLNEIKNYIESRD, translated from the coding sequence ATGGCAAATCCATTATTCTGGAAAGGAAAGAAAGTATTTATAACGGGCCATACCGGTTTCAAAGGGAGCTGGTTGACATCATGGCTGGCTTTGATGGGAGCGCAAGTCAAAGGCTTTTCTCTTGAAGCGCCTACGACACCAAGCCTATTCCATGTTGCAAAGCTTGATGAGTTGTGCTCAGAGCACCAGATTGGTGATATCCGTAATTACCAGCAACTCTGTCAGGCCATCAAAACCTTTCGTCCTGATATTGTGATTCATATGGCTGCTCAGCCGTTGGTACGATATTCCTATGAAAATCCCATTGAAACATATCAAAGTAATGTGATGGGGACGGTTCATCTACTGGATGCGGTTCGGCAAATTGATTCTGTCCGTGCGATTGTCTGTGTAACCAGTGATAAATGTTATGAGAACCGTGAATGGGTGTGGGGATATCGTGAAGTTGACTCTATGGGAGGATATGACCCTTATTCTAATAGTAAGGGATGCTCCGAGTTAGTTATCAGCGCATACCGTAATTCTTATTTTAATCCTGATAATTATGCCAGACATGGTGTTGCAATTGCCTCAGCCAGAGCTGGTAATGTCATCGGTGGAGGAGACTGGGCATCAGATCGGTTAATCCCTGATGTGTTAAAGGCATTTGCACAACGACAAGAAGTTGAGATTCGTAGCCCGAATGCGATCCGGCCTTGGCAGCATGTCCTTGAACCTTTATCCGGATATTTGACATTAGCGGAAAAGTTATATGAGCAAGGGGCTGACTATAGCGGCGGGTGGAATTTTGGCCCTTATAGTGCCGATGTCCGTCCCGTTCAATATATTGTTGATAAACTCGCTCAGTTCTGGGGGAATGGCGCATCATGGAGAGTGACAAAAGGCGAACATCCTCATGAGGCTCATTACTTAAAATTAGATTGCTCTAAAGCAGCTCAACTACTTGATTGGCATCCTCGTTGGAATTTATCCAAAAGTTTAAAAGATATTGTGAATTGGCACCATGCATGGTTAGGTGGTGAAAATATGCAAGATTATGGTTTGAATGAAATTAAAAATTATATCGAGAGCAGAGATTAA
- a CDS encoding Wzz/FepE/Etk N-terminal domain-containing protein, which yields MTEHKSQRIIDLPEARSPISQSKEMNDEIDFSVLFAVLWHAKWFIISCTLFFAIVGGIYAFMKPDIYRADVLLTPTTDDTTSQLESVASRFGGLASLAGINVGNGYSGVQKALYAIQVLQSRKFIGNFILKHNLLVPLMAAEGWNKESEKLIYNPDIYDVKSSQWVSEEGSVIKPKLLVAIHYFNREILQIDIDTETKMITISVDFYSPYISQQWVNWLVEDLNHEIRLQDMTDAQNSINYLNQQILQTSLADTRSMLYQLVEQQIKKLMLTEVHQEYVLKTVDPAVVATGPVKPRRLLIIAIACVLGGFIAVFIVFVRQLIINNKINNNSQQ from the coding sequence ATGACTGAACATAAAAGCCAACGAATTATCGATCTTCCGGAAGCTAGGTCTCCGATATCACAGTCAAAAGAAATGAATGATGAGATAGATTTCAGCGTGTTGTTTGCTGTATTGTGGCACGCCAAATGGTTCATTATCAGCTGTACCTTATTTTTCGCAATTGTCGGGGGCATTTATGCATTTATGAAGCCTGATATTTATCGGGCTGATGTTCTGCTCACGCCAACGACAGATGATACAACGTCTCAGCTCGAATCTGTTGCAAGTCGATTTGGAGGCTTGGCATCGCTAGCTGGTATTAATGTTGGTAATGGTTATTCAGGAGTACAAAAAGCGTTGTATGCTATACAAGTACTTCAATCTCGAAAATTTATCGGAAACTTTATTCTGAAACATAATTTATTAGTTCCTTTAATGGCTGCAGAAGGATGGAATAAAGAGAGTGAGAAGCTAATATATAATCCCGATATATACGATGTAAAGAGCAGTCAATGGGTGAGTGAAGAAGGAAGCGTCATCAAGCCGAAATTGCTTGTCGCCATCCATTATTTTAATCGAGAAATATTACAGATTGATATTGATACTGAGACAAAAATGATCACAATTAGTGTTGACTTTTATTCTCCGTACATATCTCAGCAGTGGGTGAATTGGTTAGTAGAAGATTTAAATCATGAGATTCGCCTTCAGGATATGACTGATGCTCAGAATAGTATCAATTATTTAAATCAGCAGATTCTTCAGACAAGTTTGGCTGATACTCGTTCAATGTTATATCAGCTGGTTGAGCAACAGATAAAGAAATTAATGTTAACCGAAGTCCACCAAGAATACGTTCTTAAAACTGTAGATCCGGCGGTAGTTGCTACTGGCCCAGTTAAACCAAGACGATTATTAATTATAGCAATTGCATGTGTACTGGGTGGATTTATTGCTGTATTCATTGTTTTCGTTAGACAGTTAATTATTAACAATAAAATAAATAATAATTCTCAACAGTAA
- the rfbH gene encoding lipopolysaccharide biosynthesis protein RfbH, which produces MTEQELRTQIAELVSQYAEQKYQHKAFNSGTDVIPPSGKVLGKEELQYMVEASLDGWLTTGRFNRAFEKKLGEFFGGGHVLTTTSGSSANLLAMTALTSPKLKERALKPGDEVITVAAGFPTTVNPIIQNGLIPVFVDVDIPTYNVDVRLVDAAVTEKTKAIMIAHTLGNPFNLKEIKQIAVKYNLWLIEDCCDALGTLYDGKHVGTFGDIATVSFYPAHHITMGEGGAIFTQSGKLRRIIESFRDWGRDCYCDPGCDNTCGQRFCQRLGTLPYGYDHKYTYSHLGYNLKITDMQAACGLAQLDKLPGFIRKRKENFIYLKEKLQGCIDFIELPEATNNSEPSWFGFPITLKESAGVNRVELIEFLDEAKIGTRLLFAGNLTRQPYFSDVNYRVVGELINTDRIMNQTFWIGLYPGLDIIHFDYIAHKFEEFFGLSYS; this is translated from the coding sequence ATGACTGAGCAAGAACTACGAACTCAAATTGCAGAATTAGTGAGCCAATATGCTGAACAAAAATATCAACATAAGGCTTTTAACTCGGGTACAGATGTTATCCCTCCTTCTGGTAAAGTTCTTGGTAAAGAAGAGCTTCAATATATGGTTGAAGCATCCTTAGATGGCTGGTTGACAACAGGTCGGTTTAATCGAGCTTTTGAGAAAAAATTAGGCGAATTCTTTGGTGGGGGACATGTATTGACAACGACGTCAGGCTCTTCTGCGAATTTATTAGCAATGACAGCACTGACATCACCAAAGCTAAAGGAGCGTGCCCTCAAACCAGGGGACGAAGTGATTACTGTGGCTGCAGGATTCCCAACAACTGTGAACCCCATTATTCAGAATGGATTAATTCCCGTCTTTGTTGACGTAGATATACCAACTTATAATGTGGATGTGCGGTTAGTTGACGCTGCTGTAACAGAAAAAACCAAAGCAATCATGATTGCACACACATTAGGAAATCCATTTAATCTCAAGGAAATTAAGCAGATTGCGGTCAAATATAACTTGTGGCTTATTGAAGACTGCTGCGATGCTTTAGGAACACTTTATGATGGCAAGCATGTTGGTACTTTTGGTGATATAGCAACGGTAAGTTTTTACCCAGCTCACCATATTACTATGGGTGAAGGTGGTGCAATTTTTACTCAGTCAGGTAAATTAAGACGAATTATCGAATCATTTAGAGACTGGGGAAGAGACTGCTACTGTGACCCAGGGTGTGACAATACTTGTGGACAACGTTTTTGCCAGCGATTGGGAACGCTACCTTATGGTTATGACCATAAGTACACTTATTCGCATTTAGGTTACAATCTTAAAATTACAGATATGCAAGCTGCTTGCGGATTAGCTCAACTTGACAAATTGCCGGGATTTATTCGAAAACGGAAAGAAAACTTTATCTATTTAAAGGAAAAATTACAGGGTTGTATTGATTTTATTGAATTACCCGAGGCTACAAATAATTCAGAACCGTCTTGGTTCGGATTTCCTATTACATTAAAAGAAAGTGCAGGAGTAAATCGTGTAGAGTTGATTGAATTTTTAGATGAAGCCAAGATAGGGACACGACTATTATTTGCTGGGAATTTGACTCGTCAACCTTATTTTTCGGATGTAAATTATAGAGTCGTTGGCGAGTTAATCAACACTGACAGGATTATGAATCAAACATTCTGGATTGGTTTGTATCCTGGACTAGATATAATTCATTTTGACTATATTGCTCATAAATTTGAAGAGTTTTTTGGGCTGAGTTATTCATAA
- a CDS encoding glycosyltransferase family 2 protein: MLSICIPTLNRPYYLFKALYSIYHQEESIIPFEICISNNFSDYDYTEVELYIQQLNEKHRNIKYVKQEERLSLDKHMHFVINMSEGDYVYLLGDDDYFKKNAFIILDKLIHDDIDLAVVNANWIDGKGKLISPVHSEPVNIEGLSKYEKYLHLYNKCTYGALLIRKSLFSDNNFKKLYNTSHAYGCFWIELLNNDTPRKITYQSGNVCVNLRAAEKSYNLVDVIFNDVNLFFVELINSINSEEGKDAVLEAYRQYKESNSSIRFLCGLQKRGVAISQMKYTNNNDNSLVFKVKKLLSYAIFKLLVLTRIVNL, encoded by the coding sequence ATGTTAAGCATTTGTATTCCTACTTTGAACAGACCCTATTATTTATTTAAAGCACTTTACTCTATCTATCATCAGGAAGAAAGTATAATACCTTTTGAAATATGTATATCTAACAATTTTTCAGATTATGATTACACCGAAGTAGAACTATATATACAACAACTCAATGAAAAACATAGAAATATAAAATACGTCAAACAAGAAGAACGACTATCTTTAGATAAACATATGCACTTTGTGATCAATATGTCAGAAGGCGATTATGTCTACTTATTAGGTGATGATGATTATTTCAAAAAAAATGCTTTTATTATTTTAGATAAACTTATTCATGATGATATTGATTTAGCTGTCGTTAATGCAAACTGGATAGATGGTAAGGGGAAATTAATTTCACCAGTACATTCAGAACCTGTGAATATTGAAGGTCTGTCGAAGTATGAAAAATACCTACATCTTTATAATAAATGCACTTATGGTGCTCTTCTGATAAGAAAGTCACTATTTTCTGATAATAATTTTAAAAAATTATATAATACGTCACATGCTTATGGTTGTTTTTGGATTGAGCTGCTAAACAATGATACACCAAGAAAAATTACATATCAAAGTGGTAATGTCTGCGTTAATCTGAGAGCAGCTGAAAAAAGTTATAATTTAGTGGATGTTATTTTTAATGATGTTAATCTATTTTTTGTTGAATTAATAAATAGTATTAACTCTGAGGAAGGAAAAGACGCTGTATTAGAAGCATATAGACAGTATAAGGAAAGTAATTCTAGTATCCGATTTTTATGTGGGTTACAAAAAAGAGGTGTAGCTATATCGCAGATGAAATATACCAATAATAATGATAACTCACTTGTTTTTAAAGTGAAGAAGCTACTTTCTTATGCTATATTTAAATTACTTGTTCTTACTAGAATTGTTAATCTATGA